A window of Diadema setosum chromosome 2, eeDiaSeto1, whole genome shotgun sequence contains these coding sequences:
- the LOC140246187 gene encoding uncharacterized protein, producing MNQLDVGEILLNLFPVEVLEKIFLYLDGATIAQAHGVCRQWDRTLQSLTSSSRMWFNCCKSEIPRYALMRLCKHPIDSIYRHGEGWRDVYVEWYSFRSSQVRENTKEEVTVKKAIFQSPNDCDVSLTVGMTTRMLCLSDDVIFEYDIKGELVAYDIHSEATRRKAFISKRYPVAMTTTEIRTHGKTTFEETVDRSILCVLHTRCLELYVGLEFVMVHDFAGIAVDAMCSWFDTILVPVSRNTECFDILVLKLQEGKRSGGRDYTLTHTQTLSHTYNTSSLFDLEDHTLKTTITGDRVLSVAEPESSAKMWDISTGELQTTILFPGNTWQAGEKLVQNWPVSWVGNTIATVTRQGICAIVLVFLDEECRRTKGVSWIYFEDGPFFAIQLLHDDGLLVMRNHVVHLFQYGKSSKTCTKHKTDLQEEECDQMERTSSVSTSTDVKSKNSRKVEERVENEKAADPEMRNPESEDIKFDRTHCSSLQTDPLEDYSKGWQTGLSTNKKVEQNTSCRDDHTAAGNASKVLDRAKLLSEIEQVLTLEDNDKEVGSSHDQNCDEQADVVDGKLPNPLPVMELVQDEADWKQHLLDKTNRDLETSRPLFGVPLPMYSVKDYKVSLSDRTCIIQPTCQDRSNTKLVIYQWS from the exons ATGAATCAGTTGGATGTTGGGGAAATACTTCTAAATCTATTTCCTGTTGAAGTTCTTGAGAAGATCTTTCTTTATCTGGATGGTGCTACAATAGCTCAAGCACATGGCGTGTGCAGACAATGGGATAGAACTTTGCAGTCGCTTACATCAAg TTCACGAATGTGGTTCAACTGCTGCAAGTCAGAGATCCCACGTTATGCTCTGATGCGCCTGTGTAAGCACCCCATTGACTCCATCTATCGCCATGGCGAGGGATGGAGGGATGTGTATGTGGAGTGGTATTCTTTCCGCTCCTCACAAGTCCGAGAGAACACCAAGGAGGAAGTAACAGTGAAGAAGGCAATATTTCAATCACCGAATGACTGTGATGTGTCATTGACTGTTGGCATGACAACAAGAATGCTCTGTTTATCTG ATGATGTGATATTTGAATATGACATCAAAGGTGAGCTGGTAGCATATGACATCCACAGTGAGGCTACAAGGAGAAAGGCTTTCATCAGCAAGAGGTATccagttgccatgacaaccactGAAATTCGTACTCATG GAAAAACAACCTTTGAGGAGACTGTAGACAGATCAATCCTGTGTGTGCTGCACACACGGTGCCTAGAGTTATATGTGGGACTGGAATTTGTGATGGTTCATGACTTTGCTGGAATTGCCGTTGATGCCATGTG CTCTTGGTTTGATACCATATTGGTGCCCGTAAGCAGAAACACTGAGTGTTTTGATATTCTGGTGTTGAAGCTGCAGGAAGGAAAAAGGTCTGGAGGCAGAGACTATACCTTGACGCACACACAAACCTTGAGTCATACCTACAACACATCATCACTGTTTGATCTGGAAGATCACACCTTGAAAACCACCATCACAGGGGACAGA GTACTGTCAGTGGCAGAACCAGAGAGCAGTGCCAAGATGTGGGACATCAGTACAGGGGAGCTCCAGACAACAATCCTCTTTCCCGGCAACACCTGGCAAGCAGGAGAGAAGCTGGTACAGAACTGGCCTGTTTCATGGGTGGGCAACACCATAGCAACCGTCACAAGACAAG GTATATGCGCCATAGTCCTAGTCTTCCTCGATGAAGAATGCAGAAGGACAAAAGGTGTCAGTTGGATTTACTTTGAAGATGGCCCCTTCTTCGCAATCCAACTCCTGCACGATGATGGCCTGTTGGTAATGAGGAATCATGTGGTTCACTTGTTCCAGTATGGAAAGTCCAGCAAGACGTGCACAAAGCACAAAACTGATCTGCAGGAGGAGGAATGTGATCAAATGGAGAGGACGTCAAGTGTGTCAACTTCAACTGATGTTAAATCGAAGAATTCCAGGAAGGTAGAGGAAAGAGTAGAAAATGAAAAGGCTGCAGATCCAGAGATGAGAAATCCAGAGAGTGAGGATATCAAATTTGATAGGACCCATTGTTCCTCCCTCCAAACTGACCCTTTGGAAGATTACAGCAAGGGATGGCAGACGGGACTCTCCACCAACAAAAAAGTGGAACAAAACACCAGCTGTAGAGATGATCATACAGCAGCAGGCAATGCTAGTAAAGTTCTAGATAGAGCAAAGCTCCTGTCTGAAATTGAACAGGTCTTGACCTTAGAAGATAATGACAAAGAGGTTGGTAGTAGTCATGATCAAAATTGCGATGAGCAGGCTGATGTTGTAGACGGTAAGTTACCAAACCCTCTTCCAGTAATGGAACTGGTACAGGATGAGGCAGACTGGAAGCAGCATCTATTAGATAAAACAAATCGTGATCTTGAAACAAGTCGCCCACTCTTCGGTGTTCCTTTGCCAATGTACAGTGTCAAAGACTACAAAGTTTCTCTTTCTGACAGGACTTGTATCATCC